One segment of Streptomyces sp. YIM 121038 DNA contains the following:
- a CDS encoding MerR family transcriptional regulator, whose translation MRLAELSERSGVSTATIKYYLREGLLPPGRQVNATTAAYDDGHLRRLRLVRALIQVGRVPVATAKEVLAHVDDDSLGRTIRMGAALWALPQGPEPDEADPAVAGARAEVDLLLRRLGWETSRELAELSPVHRSLVAAVATLNRLGYGWDAERMAPYAELMHAAAKLDLDFLETYGSEAERVETAVASAVLCEPVLRALHRLAQEEESARRYGIE comes from the coding sequence ATGCGGCTGGCCGAGCTGAGCGAGCGCAGCGGTGTGTCCACCGCGACGATCAAGTACTACCTGCGCGAGGGCCTGTTGCCGCCCGGCCGTCAGGTCAACGCGACGACTGCGGCGTACGACGACGGGCATCTGCGCAGGCTGCGTCTGGTGCGGGCGCTCATCCAGGTGGGCCGGGTGCCGGTGGCGACGGCCAAGGAGGTCCTCGCGCACGTCGACGACGACTCCCTGGGGCGCACGATCCGCATGGGCGCGGCGCTGTGGGCGCTGCCGCAGGGCCCGGAGCCGGACGAGGCCGACCCCGCCGTGGCCGGGGCGCGCGCCGAGGTGGACCTGCTGCTGCGGCGGCTGGGCTGGGAGACCTCGCGGGAGCTCGCCGAGCTCTCCCCCGTGCACCGCTCCCTGGTCGCGGCGGTGGCGACGCTGAACCGCCTCGGCTACGGCTGGGACGCCGAACGCATGGCGCCGTACGCGGAGTTGATGCACGCGGCGGCGAAGCTGGATCTCGACTTCCTGGAGACGTACGGCTCGGAGGCGGAGCGGGTCGAGACGGCGGTGGCGTCGGCGGTGCTGTGCGAGCCGGTGCTGCGGGCGCTGCACCGGCTCGCCCAGGAGGAGGAGTCGGCGCGGCGGTACGGCATCGAGTAG
- the gltX gene encoding glutamate--tRNA ligase, with product MANATNVRVRFCPSPTGNPHVGLVRTALFNWAYARHNQGTLVFRIEDTDAARDSEESYEQLLDSMRWLGFDWDEGPEVGGPHAPYRQSQRMDIYRDVAEQLLAAGHAYPCYCTTEELDARREAARAVGKPSGYDGHCRDLTAEQKQAYEAEGRSHIVRFRMPDEATTFTDLVRGEITVQAENVTDYGIVRANGAPLYTLVNPVDDALMEITHVLRGEDLLSSTPRQIALYKALIELGVAKEIPQFGHLPYVMGEGNKKLSKRDPQASLNLYRERGFLPEGLLNYLSLLGWSFSADQDVFSIDEMVAKFDLADVNSNPARFDLKKAEAINADHIRMLDVKAFAAACEPWLRAPHAPWAPEDFDAAVWEAIAPHAQTRLKVLSEITDNVDFLFLPEPVFDEASWTKAMKEGSDALLTTARAKLEAADWSSPESLKEAVLAAGEEHGLKLGKAQAPVRVAVTGRTVGLPLFESLEILGKDRALARIDAALAKLAA from the coding sequence GTGGCTAACGCGACGAACGTCCGCGTACGTTTCTGTCCCTCCCCGACCGGCAACCCGCACGTGGGCCTGGTCCGCACCGCCCTGTTCAACTGGGCCTACGCCCGGCACAACCAGGGCACCCTGGTCTTCCGCATCGAGGACACGGACGCCGCCCGCGACTCCGAGGAGTCGTACGAGCAGCTCCTGGACTCCATGCGCTGGCTGGGCTTCGACTGGGACGAGGGCCCCGAGGTCGGCGGCCCGCACGCGCCGTACCGCCAGTCGCAGCGCATGGACATCTACCGGGACGTCGCCGAGCAGCTCCTCGCCGCCGGGCACGCCTACCCGTGCTACTGCACCACCGAGGAGCTGGACGCCCGCCGCGAGGCCGCCCGCGCCGTCGGCAAGCCGTCCGGCTACGACGGCCACTGCCGCGACCTCACCGCCGAGCAGAAGCAGGCGTACGAGGCCGAGGGCCGCAGCCACATCGTCCGCTTCCGGATGCCGGACGAGGCCACCACCTTCACCGACCTGGTCCGCGGCGAGATCACCGTCCAGGCCGAGAACGTCACCGACTACGGCATCGTCCGCGCGAACGGCGCCCCGCTGTACACGCTGGTCAACCCGGTCGACGACGCCCTGATGGAGATCACCCACGTCCTGCGCGGCGAGGACCTGCTCTCCTCCACGCCGCGCCAGATCGCGCTCTACAAGGCGCTGATCGAGCTGGGCGTCGCGAAGGAGATCCCGCAGTTCGGCCACCTGCCGTACGTCATGGGCGAGGGCAACAAGAAGCTCTCCAAGCGCGACCCGCAGGCGAGCCTGAACCTCTACCGCGAGCGCGGCTTCCTGCCCGAGGGCCTGCTCAACTACCTCTCCCTGCTCGGCTGGTCCTTCTCCGCCGACCAGGACGTCTTCTCGATCGACGAGATGGTCGCGAAGTTCGACCTCGCCGACGTGAACTCCAACCCGGCCCGCTTCGACCTGAAGAAGGCCGAGGCCATCAACGCCGACCACATCCGCATGCTGGACGTGAAGGCGTTCGCCGCGGCCTGCGAGCCGTGGCTGCGCGCCCCGCACGCCCCGTGGGCGCCCGAGGACTTCGACGCGGCCGTCTGGGAGGCGATCGCCCCGCACGCGCAGACCCGGCTCAAGGTCCTCTCGGAGATCACGGACAACGTCGACTTCCTGTTCCTGCCGGAGCCGGTCTTCGACGAGGCCTCCTGGACCAAGGCCATGAAGGAGGGCTCCGACGCGCTCCTGACCACCGCCCGCGCCAAGCTGGAGGCGGCCGACTGGTCGTCCCCGGAGTCCCTCAAGGAGGCCGTCCTGGCCGCCGGTGAGGAGCACGGCCTCAAGCTCGGCAAGGCCCAGGCGCCCGTCCGCGTCGCCGTCACCGGCCGCACGGTCGGCCTGCCCCTCTTCGAGTCCCTGGAGATCCTCGGCAAGGACCGCGCCCTGGCGCGCATCGACGCGGCGCTGGCGAAGCTCGCCGCGTAG
- a CDS encoding HAD family hydrolase, producing MPINAEGPRRAAGPVKAVVWDVDDTLFDYASADLAGMRAHLAAEDLLARYDSADRALALWKEVTDRHWARFGAGEVEYYAQRRDRVREFLGAALDDAEADAWFGRYLGHYEAAWALFPDTVPTLDALAGDYRHAVLSNSALSVQEYKLSTLGVRDRFETVLCAADLGVAKPAPEAFRAVCEALALAPGEIAYVGDEPDIDARGARDAGLLGIWLDRNGGRGDGPSGVHRITSLTELPALLRSDTRFGAPSTFG from the coding sequence ATGCCGATCAACGCCGAGGGGCCGCGGCGCGCCGCCGGACCGGTCAAGGCCGTCGTCTGGGACGTCGACGACACCCTCTTCGACTACGCGTCCGCCGATCTGGCGGGCATGCGGGCCCATCTCGCCGCCGAGGACCTCCTCGCCCGCTACGACAGCGCCGATCGCGCCCTGGCCCTGTGGAAGGAGGTCACGGACCGGCACTGGGCCCGCTTCGGCGCCGGCGAGGTGGAGTACTACGCGCAGCGCAGGGACCGCGTCCGCGAGTTCCTCGGCGCCGCCCTCGACGACGCGGAGGCCGACGCCTGGTTCGGCCGCTACCTGGGGCACTACGAGGCCGCCTGGGCCCTCTTCCCGGACACCGTGCCCACCCTGGACGCCCTCGCCGGGGACTACCGCCACGCGGTCCTCTCCAACTCGGCGCTCTCCGTGCAGGAGTACAAGCTCAGCACGCTCGGCGTGCGCGACCGCTTCGAGACCGTCCTGTGCGCCGCCGACCTCGGCGTCGCCAAGCCCGCCCCGGAGGCCTTCCGGGCGGTGTGCGAGGCGCTCGCCCTCGCCCCCGGGGAGATCGCCTACGTCGGCGACGAACCGGACATCGACGCGCGCGGCGCCCGCGACGCGGGCCTGCTCGGCATCTGGCTCGACCGCAACGGCGGCCGGGGGGACGGCCCGTCGGGAGTCCACCGCATCACGAGCCTCACGGAGCTGCCCGCGCTGCTGCGCTCGGATACCCGTTTTGGAGCGCCGTCCACCTTCGGGTAA
- the ndgR gene encoding IclR family transcriptional regulator NdgR: MDNSSGVGVLDKAALVLGALESGPATLAGLVAATGLARPTAHRLAVALEHHRMVARDMQGRFILGPRLAELAAAAGEDRLLATAGPVLTHLRDVTGESAQLYRRQGDMRICVAAAERLSGLRDTVPVGSTLTMKAGSSAQILMAWEEPERLHRGLQGARFTATALSGVRRRGWAQSIGEREPGVASVSAPVRGPSNRVVAAVSVSGPIERLTRHPGRMHAQAVIDAAGRLSEALRRTN, encoded by the coding sequence ATGGACAACTCTAGCGGCGTAGGCGTCCTGGACAAGGCAGCCCTTGTCCTGGGCGCTCTGGAGTCCGGTCCGGCCACCCTCGCGGGACTGGTCGCGGCCACCGGACTCGCACGACCCACGGCGCACCGGCTCGCCGTGGCTCTGGAACACCACCGGATGGTGGCGCGGGACATGCAGGGCCGGTTCATCCTCGGCCCGCGCCTGGCCGAGCTGGCCGCGGCGGCGGGCGAGGACCGGCTGCTCGCCACGGCGGGCCCGGTGCTCACGCATCTGCGCGACGTCACGGGCGAGAGCGCCCAGCTGTATCGCCGCCAGGGCGACATGCGCATCTGTGTGGCGGCGGCCGAGCGCCTCTCGGGCCTCAGGGACACCGTCCCGGTCGGCTCGACGCTCACCATGAAGGCGGGCTCGTCCGCGCAGATCCTGATGGCCTGGGAGGAGCCGGAGCGGCTGCACCGGGGCCTGCAGGGCGCGCGCTTCACGGCGACGGCCCTGTCCGGGGTGCGCCGCAGGGGCTGGGCCCAGTCGATCGGCGAGCGGGAGCCGGGCGTCGCCTCGGTGTCCGCGCCGGTGCGGGGGCCGTCGAACCGCGTGGTGGCCGCGGTCTCCGTCTCGGGCCCCATCGAGCGCCTGACCCGGCACCCGGGCCGCATGCACGCCCAGGCCGTCATCGACGCGGCCGGCCGCCTCTCCGAGGCCCTGCGCCGCACCAACTGA
- the leuC gene encoding 3-isopropylmalate dehydratase large subunit codes for MGRTLAEKVWDDHVVRRAEGEPDLLFIDLHLLHEVTSPQAFDGLRQAGRKVRRLDLTIATEDHNTPTLDIDKPIADPVSRAQLETLRKNCAEFGVRLHPLGDVEQGVVHVVGPQLGLTQPGTTVVCGDSHTSTHGAFGALAFGIGTSQVEHVLATQTLPMARPKTMAITVDGELPEGVTAKDLILAIIAKIGTGGGQGYVIEYRGSAIEGLSMEARMTICNMSIEAGARAGMIAPDETTFAYIQGRAHAPQGEDWDAAVAYWKTLRSDDDAVFDAEVRIDAASLAPFVTWGTNPGQGLPLSASVPDPASYEDASERLAAEKALEYMGLTAGQRLRDIEVDTVFVGSCTNGRIEDLRSAAAVIEGRKVAAGVRMLVVPGSVRVALQAVDEGLDKVFTAAGAEWRHAGCSMCLGMNPDQLAPGERSASTSNRNFEGRQGKGGRTHLVSPQVAAATAVTGRLAAPADLTDTPATAGV; via the coding sequence ATGGGTAGGACACTCGCGGAGAAGGTCTGGGACGACCACGTCGTCCGGCGCGCCGAAGGCGAGCCCGACCTCCTCTTCATCGATCTGCACCTGCTGCACGAGGTGACCAGCCCGCAGGCCTTCGACGGCCTCCGGCAGGCGGGTCGCAAGGTGCGGCGGCTCGACCTCACCATCGCGACCGAGGACCACAACACCCCCACCCTCGACATCGACAAGCCCATCGCGGACCCGGTCTCGCGCGCCCAGCTGGAGACCCTGCGCAAGAACTGCGCCGAGTTCGGGGTGCGCCTGCACCCGCTGGGCGACGTCGAGCAGGGCGTCGTCCACGTGGTGGGACCGCAGCTGGGCCTGACCCAGCCCGGCACCACGGTGGTCTGCGGCGACTCCCACACCTCCACCCACGGCGCCTTCGGCGCCCTCGCGTTCGGCATCGGCACCTCCCAGGTCGAGCACGTGCTCGCCACCCAGACCCTGCCGATGGCGCGCCCCAAGACGATGGCCATCACCGTCGACGGCGAACTGCCCGAGGGCGTCACGGCCAAGGACCTCATCCTGGCCATCATCGCGAAGATCGGCACCGGTGGCGGCCAGGGCTACGTCATCGAGTACCGCGGCTCCGCCATCGAGGGGCTGTCGATGGAAGCCCGCATGACCATCTGCAACATGTCCATCGAGGCGGGCGCCCGCGCCGGCATGATCGCCCCGGACGAGACGACCTTCGCCTACATCCAGGGCCGCGCCCACGCCCCGCAGGGCGAGGACTGGGACGCCGCCGTGGCGTACTGGAAGACCCTGCGGAGCGACGACGACGCCGTCTTCGACGCCGAGGTCCGCATCGACGCCGCCTCCCTGGCGCCGTTCGTCACCTGGGGCACCAACCCGGGCCAGGGCCTGCCGCTGTCCGCGAGCGTCCCCGACCCGGCTTCGTACGAGGACGCTTCGGAGCGCCTCGCCGCCGAAAAGGCCCTGGAGTACATGGGGTTGACCGCCGGACAGCGGCTGCGGGACATCGAGGTCGACACCGTCTTCGTAGGCTCCTGCACCAACGGGCGCATCGAGGACCTGCGCTCGGCGGCCGCCGTGATCGAGGGGCGCAAAGTCGCCGCCGGCGTACGGATGCTGGTCGTGCCCGGCTCGGTGCGGGTCGCCCTGCAGGCCGTCGACGAGGGCCTGGACAAGGTCTTCACCGCGGCCGGCGCCGAATGGCGGCACGCGGGCTGCTCGATGTGCCTGGGCATGAACCCCGACCAACTCGCGCCCGGCGAGCGCTCCGCCTCCACCTCCAACCGCAACTTCGAGGGCAGGCAGGGCAAGGGCGGCCGCACCCATCTGGTGTCGCCCCAGGTGGCCGCCGCCACCGCGGTGACCGGCCGTCTGGCCGCGCCCGCCGACCTCACCGACACCCCCGCGACCGCCGGAGTCTGA
- a CDS encoding DUF4188 domain-containing protein, with amino-acid sequence MPGRSVTAGRTTADAHGEVVVLLIGMRVNHFWAVHHWGPVFLAMVRMLRELGRDKSQGLLRHVLLTASPRTYYVVQYWESKERLYAYAHSPRMFHHKAWAIANRKEREGKVRQHVGLWHETYIVPEGAYEAIYMDMPAFGLAAAHGQVPVERRGRQAKDRLAYRSG; translated from the coding sequence ATGCCGGGCAGGTCCGTCACCGCGGGACGCACCACCGCCGACGCCCACGGGGAGGTGGTGGTCCTCCTGATCGGCATGCGCGTCAACCACTTCTGGGCCGTGCACCACTGGGGGCCGGTGTTCCTCGCGATGGTCCGCATGCTGCGCGAGCTGGGCCGGGACAAGAGCCAGGGGCTGCTGCGGCACGTCCTGCTCACCGCGTCGCCCCGGACGTACTACGTCGTCCAGTACTGGGAGTCCAAGGAGCGGCTGTACGCGTACGCGCACTCGCCGCGGATGTTCCACCACAAGGCCTGGGCGATCGCCAACCGCAAGGAGCGGGAGGGGAAGGTGCGGCAGCACGTGGGCCTGTGGCACGAGACATACATCGTGCCGGAGGGCGCGTACGAGGCGATCTACATGGACATGCCCGCCTTCGGCCTCGCGGCGGCGCACGGGCAGGTGCCGGTGGAGCGGCGCGGACGGCAGGCGAAGGACCGGCTCGCGTACCGGTCGGGCTGA
- a CDS encoding fumarylacetoacetate hydrolase family protein, protein MRIARFSIDGNVAFGAVEGDKPDELVVDIIKGSPYGDFELSGVKVPLSKVRLLAPVIGHKIVAFGRNYAAHAKELGHEVPEAPFAFFKPATSMIGSGDAIQYPPFSEELHHEAELAVVIGRMCREVPRERVKDVVFGYTCANDVTARDVQKREKQWARAKGFDTSCPLGPWVETELDPSDLTIQCTVNGQQRQLGRTSEMVHSIEDLVVNISEAMTLLPGDVILTGTPEGVGPLNVGDEVAVTIEGIGTLTNKVIKRG, encoded by the coding sequence GTGCGTATCGCCAGGTTCTCCATCGACGGCAACGTCGCCTTCGGCGCGGTCGAGGGCGACAAGCCGGACGAGCTCGTCGTCGACATCATCAAGGGCAGCCCGTACGGCGACTTCGAGCTGAGCGGTGTCAAGGTCCCGCTGAGCAAGGTCCGGCTCCTCGCCCCCGTCATCGGCCACAAGATCGTGGCCTTCGGGCGGAACTACGCGGCGCACGCCAAGGAGCTCGGCCACGAGGTGCCGGAGGCCCCGTTCGCCTTCTTCAAGCCCGCCACCTCGATGATCGGGTCCGGCGACGCCATCCAGTACCCGCCGTTCTCCGAGGAACTGCACCACGAGGCGGAGCTGGCCGTCGTCATCGGCCGCATGTGCCGCGAGGTCCCGCGCGAGCGCGTGAAGGACGTCGTCTTCGGCTACACCTGCGCCAACGACGTCACCGCCCGCGACGTGCAGAAGCGCGAGAAGCAGTGGGCCCGGGCCAAGGGCTTCGACACGTCCTGCCCGCTCGGCCCCTGGGTGGAGACGGAGCTCGACCCGAGCGACCTGACGATCCAGTGCACGGTCAACGGCCAGCAGCGCCAGCTCGGCCGCACCTCCGAGATGGTGCACTCCATCGAGGACCTGGTCGTGAACATCTCCGAGGCCATGACGCTGCTGCCCGGCGACGTCATCCTCACCGGCACCCCCGAGGGGGTTGGCCCCCTCAACGTCGGCGACGAGGTCGCCGTCACCATCGAAGGCATCGGCACTCTCACCAACAAGGTGATCAAGCGTGGCTAA
- a CDS encoding nitrate- and nitrite sensing domain-containing protein — protein MQGRFKRDGSAAAEPERGGSDRGSSAQHAQNPASVQSGDGPGAARTGAPGGSVPADETKAKGSKTPPGPGPRIALRNWRISTRLVSLLALPVITATSLGALRINSSMDEIQQLDNMKLLTDLTEDATRLAVALQEERDQSAGPLSHGASDTDFTVKSVREKTDRAYKNFLSGTQNVDDSDGDKGFLGIRQNTVQITRQLQKIKDVRRDAYQKNTPSSQTVDGYSQLIQQLLALSEDMAQATSNPDMIQRTRALAAFSSAKEFASVQRAVIAAALPANNREFGKLSDLDRRYALTALEKETDELQSFNRIYVGNGAKLLAPISRGNQTIQGADAYAQRVLEQPGGIKLRGKRSYKDWVDADSTKISEMGKIELTLLDEMEQKARSLRNESEQQAILNGALILLVLGVSLVGAFVVARSMIRSLRRLQDTATKVAQDRLPELVKQLSESDPQDVDTSVESVGVHSRDEIGQVAAAFDDVHREAVRLAAEQALLRGNVNAMFTNLSRRSQGLIQRQLSLISELESREADPDQLSSLFKLDHLATRMRRNGENLLVLAGEEPGRRWTRPVPLVDVLRAAASEVEQYERIELSSVPATDVAGRVVNDLVHLLAELLENATSFSSPQTKVKVTGHALPDGRVLIEIHDTGIGLSPEDLAAINERLASPPTVDVSVSRRMGLFVVGRLSQRHGIRIQLRPSDSGGTTALVMLPVDVAQGGKKGPGQPGAPAPTGGPAAAQAAAGAAAARRGGGVAAGLSGAARARQNNQVGPAAGAQRGQVAGSGPRAALPSRGNGQGAPSAGSPVAPGGLAGGPGVFGQGQGGNRSGAGSMPQPPVPQQRTNDAGQAVGSGAGSGPGEQDRRPQLPPRGGPRAELPGGSPQQPRVPSWSDENAQPQVSREPFDAPRGHEEPESTGQFAHPAGLADDLQGPGSTAQFDRPDFDGPPPGTQGDAQSGTTGEFVRSDVFGGPAGPAPQAPQAPQAGQSPHATGEFAVPRPPAPRREQAPHADLDQGGQQAQRPQAQLPQAPEPQQTEPEALPPASGPLDGRTPLYDTLETNWFSQQAQAQAEQQQRAQQERAEQERQARAEQERQQAERDRRAEQGHRPELPQRGQEPGGHRPDTGAPQAQQPQQAQQLPQRGARLPRREPQLPQREPQRPLDGTRPQGSRPQGARPPQQSLGTPPPSQRPGGFQAPGPQGQQHAQPGQSGPGAPQNQQNAQHQQNPNSTTGNTAWRATPNDELGRQAERVRQPSAGGVTTSGLPRRVPRANLVAGTAQQAQDSSGPQVSRAPEEVRGRLTNLRRGIQQGRQAGTGQTGSFPTHQQER, from the coding sequence GTGCAGGGACGTTTCAAGAGGGATGGCAGCGCTGCGGCGGAGCCGGAGCGCGGCGGAAGTGACCGCGGCTCCTCGGCCCAGCACGCCCAGAACCCCGCATCGGTACAGTCCGGCGACGGCCCCGGAGCCGCGCGTACGGGCGCGCCGGGCGGCAGTGTGCCTGCGGACGAGACAAAGGCGAAGGGCTCCAAGACACCCCCCGGTCCCGGCCCCCGAATAGCCCTGCGCAACTGGCGCATCTCGACCCGTCTGGTCTCGCTCCTCGCCCTCCCCGTCATCACGGCGACCTCGCTGGGCGCCCTGCGCATCAACTCGTCGATGGACGAGATCCAGCAGCTCGACAACATGAAGCTGCTGACCGACCTGACGGAGGACGCCACCCGCCTCGCCGTCGCGCTCCAGGAGGAGCGCGACCAGTCGGCGGGCCCCCTCTCGCACGGCGCCAGCGACACCGACTTCACCGTCAAGAGCGTGCGGGAGAAGACGGACCGCGCCTACAAGAACTTCCTGTCGGGCACCCAGAACGTCGACGACAGCGACGGCGACAAGGGCTTCCTCGGCATCCGGCAGAACACGGTCCAGATCACCCGGCAGCTGCAGAAGATCAAGGACGTCCGCCGGGACGCCTACCAGAAGAACACCCCGTCCTCGCAGACGGTCGACGGCTACAGCCAGCTGATCCAGCAGCTCCTCGCGCTCTCCGAGGACATGGCGCAGGCGACCAGCAACCCGGACATGATCCAGCGCACCCGCGCCCTGGCGGCCTTCTCCTCCGCCAAGGAGTTCGCGTCCGTGCAGCGGGCCGTCATCGCGGCCGCGCTCCCGGCGAACAACCGCGAGTTCGGCAAGCTCTCCGACCTCGACCGCCGCTACGCCCTCACGGCGCTGGAGAAGGAGACGGACGAACTCCAGTCCTTCAACCGGATCTACGTCGGCAACGGCGCGAAGCTGCTCGCCCCCATCAGCCGCGGCAACCAGACGATCCAGGGAGCCGACGCCTACGCCCAGCGCGTGCTCGAACAGCCGGGCGGCATCAAGCTCCGCGGCAAGCGCTCGTACAAGGACTGGGTGGACGCCGACTCCACCAAGATCTCGGAAATGGGCAAGATCGAGCTGACGCTGCTCGACGAGATGGAGCAGAAGGCCCGCTCGCTGCGGAACGAGTCCGAGCAGCAGGCGATCCTCAACGGTGCGCTCATCCTGCTGGTGCTCGGCGTCTCGCTCGTCGGCGCCTTCGTCGTGGCCCGGTCCATGATCCGCTCGCTGCGCCGGCTCCAGGACACCGCCACCAAGGTCGCCCAGGACCGCCTGCCCGAGCTGGTCAAGCAGCTCTCCGAGTCCGACCCGCAGGACGTCGACACGTCCGTGGAGTCCGTCGGTGTGCACTCCCGGGACGAGATCGGCCAGGTGGCCGCGGCCTTCGACGACGTGCACCGCGAGGCCGTCCGCCTCGCCGCCGAGCAGGCCCTCCTGCGGGGCAACGTCAACGCGATGTTCACCAACCTCTCGCGCCGCTCCCAGGGCCTCATCCAGCGCCAGCTCTCGCTCATCTCCGAGCTGGAGTCCCGCGAGGCCGACCCGGACCAGCTGTCGTCGCTGTTCAAGCTCGACCACCTCGCGACCCGCATGCGCCGTAACGGCGAGAACCTCCTCGTGCTCGCCGGTGAGGAGCCCGGCCGCCGCTGGACGCGGCCCGTGCCGCTCGTCGACGTCCTGCGTGCCGCCGCCTCCGAGGTGGAGCAGTACGAGCGCATCGAGCTGTCCTCGGTGCCCGCCACCGACGTCGCGGGCCGCGTCGTCAACGACCTCGTGCACCTCCTCGCCGAGCTGCTCGAGAACGCGACCTCGTTCTCCTCGCCGCAGACCAAGGTCAAGGTGACCGGTCACGCGCTGCCCGACGGCCGCGTGCTCATCGAGATCCACGACACCGGCATCGGCCTCTCCCCCGAGGACCTCGCCGCGATCAACGAGCGGCTCGCGTCGCCGCCCACCGTGGACGTCTCCGTCTCCCGCCGCATGGGTCTGTTCGTGGTCGGCCGCCTCTCGCAGCGCCACGGCATCCGCATCCAGCTGCGGCCCTCGGACTCCGGCGGTACGACCGCGCTCGTCATGCTGCCCGTCGACGTCGCCCAGGGCGGCAAGAAGGGCCCGGGCCAGCCCGGCGCCCCGGCGCCGACCGGCGGTCCCGCCGCGGCCCAGGCCGCCGCGGGTGCCGCCGCCGCGCGCCGCGGTGGCGGTGTGGCGGCCGGTCTGAGCGGCGCGGCCCGCGCCCGCCAGAACAACCAGGTCGGCCCCGCCGCCGGTGCGCAGCGCGGCCAGGTCGCGGGCTCGGGCCCGCGGGCGGCGCTGCCCTCGCGCGGCAACGGCCAGGGCGCGCCGTCGGCCGGTTCCCCGGTGGCGCCGGGCGGCCTCGCGGGCGGTCCCGGCGTCTTCGGCCAGGGCCAGGGCGGCAACCGCTCCGGGGCGGGCAGCATGCCGCAGCCTCCGGTGCCCCAGCAGCGTACGAACGACGCGGGTCAGGCCGTCGGGTCCGGCGCGGGCTCCGGCCCGGGTGAGCAGGACCGCAGGCCGCAGCTGCCGCCGCGCGGCGGGCCGCGGGCCGAGCTGCCCGGTGGCAGCCCGCAGCAGCCCCGCGTGCCCAGCTGGAGCGACGAGAACGCGCAGCCGCAGGTCTCGCGCGAGCCCTTCGACGCTCCGCGCGGCCACGAGGAGCCCGAGTCCACCGGCCAGTTCGCCCACCCCGCGGGCCTCGCCGACGACCTCCAGGGCCCGGGCTCGACCGCGCAGTTCGACCGCCCCGACTTCGACGGGCCGCCGCCCGGCACGCAGGGCGACGCCCAGAGCGGCACCACCGGCGAGTTCGTGCGCTCCGACGTCTTCGGCGGCCCTGCGGGCCCGGCCCCGCAGGCGCCCCAGGCCCCGCAGGCGGGCCAGTCGCCGCACGCCACCGGCGAGTTCGCGGTGCCGCGTCCGCCCGCGCCCCGCCGCGAGCAGGCCCCGCACGCCGATCTGGACCAGGGCGGGCAGCAGGCGCAGCGCCCCCAGGCCCAGCTCCCGCAGGCGCCCGAGCCGCAGCAGACCGAGCCGGAGGCCCTGCCGCCCGCGTCCGGTCCGCTGGACGGCCGTACGCCGCTCTACGACACGCTGGAGACCAACTGGTTCTCGCAGCAGGCGCAGGCGCAGGCCGAACAGCAGCAGCGGGCCCAGCAGGAGCGTGCCGAGCAGGAGCGCCAGGCCCGGGCCGAGCAGGAGCGCCAGCAGGCCGAGCGCGACCGCCGGGCCGAGCAGGGCCACCGCCCCGAGCTGCCGCAGCGCGGCCAGGAGCCGGGCGGCCACCGCCCGGACACCGGTGCGCCGCAGGCCCAGCAGCCTCAGCAGGCCCAGCAGCTTCCGCAGCGCGGAGCCCGGCTCCCCCGCCGGGAGCCGCAGCTCCCGCAGCGCGAGCCGCAGCGCCCGCTCGACGGCACGCGTCCCCAGGGCTCCCGCCCGCAGGGCGCGCGTCCGCCGCAGCAGTCCCTGGGGACCCCGCCGCCGTCCCAGCGCCCGGGCGGCTTCCAGGCCCCGGGCCCGCAGGGACAGCAGCACGCCCAGCCGGGCCAGAGCGGCCCGGGCGCACCCCAGAACCAGCAGAACGCGCAGCACCAGCAGAACCCGAACAGCACCACCGGCAACACCGCTTGGCGCGCCACGCCGAACGACGAGCTGGGCCGCCAGGCCGAGCGCGTCCGGCAGCCCTCCGCGGGCGGCGTCACCACCTCCGGCCTCCCGCGCCGCGTGCCACGGGCGAACCTCGTGGCGGGCACCGCACAGCAGGCGCAGGACAGCTCGGGTCCGCAGGTCTCGCGCGCGCCCGAAGAAGTGCGCGGCCGGCTGACCAATCTCCGTCGGGGCATCCAGCAGGGTCGCCAGGCCGGTACCGGCCAGACCGGCAGTTTCCCCACTCACCAGCAGGAGCGTTAG